In the genome of bacterium, the window AGGTCAAGGCTCGGCTGTCCGGTGACGATCAATTCGGCGACGAGCCGGCCGCCCAGTGGTCCCTGCGTGAACCCCTGGCCGCCGAAGCCGCCCGCGACGTAGTATCCCTCGAGTTGGGGGACCGCCCCGAGCGACGGCCGCCCGTCGGGCGAGACCGGCCGGATGCCCGCCCACGCTCCGACGATCGGCATCGAGCGCACGGCGGGAATGCGCCGTTCCGTCCTGGACAGAGCGTCGTCGAGATAGCCCCACTCGACGACGGCGTCGAGCGTCTCGCCGGGCGGCTGGCCGCACACCATGATGAGGCCCTCGGCCCGCGTCTTGCAGTAGAAGTCATCCTCTTCTTCCATAATAAAGGGCGAGTCCGGGGGTACTTCGGCCGGCGGCTGCACGACGAAGACCTGCCGTTTCCGAGGCGACACCGGCAGACGCACCCCGTTCAACTCGCCCAGGTCGCGGGCCCACGCCCCGGCGGCGTTGATCACCCGACCGGCGGCCACGCCTCCCTCCTGGGTGACGACGCGCTGCACGCGGTTGCCGTCGGTCTCGATGTCCACGACGCGGCACCCTTCCGTGATCACCACGCCGCGCCGCCGCGCGGAGTCCGCCAAGCGCTGAACGGTGGCGAGCGGGGTGGCCCACTGATCGTCCGTCGAGCGTGTTGCGACGGCGACGCCCTCGGCGGCCAGGTACGGAAACTCCCGGCGCAGCTCGTCCGGGCCGAGCGCGTCCACGGCGATGCCGCACGCCGCGTGAAACCCGATTCGATCGCGTGCCGCCTGGGCGTGGCCGGCCGACCGCCACAGCAGCAGCGAACCGGTCGCGCGCAGGTCGGTCCCCATCTCGTCGCGGAAGCGTCGGTGAACGGCAATCGCCTCGAGCTGGAAGCGCAGATCCGCCTCCGTCCCACTCTGCACCAGCATGACGCCGGCCGCACGGCCGGTCGCGCCCGAGCCGACCGTTCCCTGCTCGAGGACGACGACGTTGCGCACGCCGGCGTCCGCAAGAAAATACGCGGCGGAAAGCCCGACGATCCCGCCGCCGATGACGACCACGTCCGCGGTGCTGTTCATGCGTTTCCGGCTTCTTCGCGGGCGGGCGGGGCCCTACCCCGCCCGCCCGCGCGTGCGCGGCTACGTCGCACGAGGCGAGACACGCACCCCGCCGTGCGGCCGGGGAGCGGACCGCCGCGGCGCGGGGTCAGGCAACCTGACCGCCGGCGCAGCGCCGGCCGCGGTCACCGCCTCGCGGCTCGCCCGGGACCGCAGCGCAAACGGCGGATCCGCGGCGGGCGGGAGCAGCGCCCGCACCGTCGGGTCGAAGTAGCGTGCCTGCCGGAGGACGAACGGTCGGCGCCGACCCGTCAGCGCCAGCACGATCCCGTCCGGCATCCGGGCGATGTCATCGGGCATGGCGAGCGGCCGCACATATGGGTGCACGGTGGCCCGCGTGCCCCCCGGGCCGACCGTCCGCGAGACCGCGGGCACGGTGGTGTCGCCGAGCCAGGCGCTGACGCTGCGCGCGGTCTCGAGATCGCCCGCGCGGAAGATCAGCTTCGTTTCTGTGTTGGCCACCAGGGTGCGCGCATCGCGAACCCCGTAGACCTCCTCGATCTGACTGAGCACCTGCGCGCCGAGCACCACGCTGACGCCCCGCTCGCGCAGCGTGGGCAGCCGGTCGCTCAAACCCGCGAGGTATCCAAAGCGCCGGAACTCGTCGAGAAACAGGCGGACCGGACGCCGGCGCTCGCCGCGGTCCGCCTGCTCGATCAACGTGTCGAGCAGATCCGCCACCAGCCACGCGACGAGCGGCTGGAGCCGCGACGCGTCGGTCTCCGGCAGCACGATGTAGAGCGCCGCCGGTTCCCGGCCGAGCCGGCCAAGATCCCAGTGGCCGGCCGTGGCATCGTCGACGATCGGGTCGGCCCACGGCGACAGCCGTTGCAGCAGACCGGTTACCGCCGCCTCGCGCACGCGCCGTTCGCGCGCCGCGAACGCGCCGGCCAGCTGCCGCACCTCGCTCACAGGACTGCCGGCCAACGCCGCCCGGACGGCGCCGGTGCCGCCCAGAAGGAGACGGTATACCGACCCGACCGTATGGCCCCCCGTGGCGCGCGCGCTCTGCACGTGCAGAAAGAGGAGCGCCGCCAGGTCCGCGGCCGCCGACGCGTACACCTGCGCGTCGCCGGAGAGATCCCGGGGTGTCGTATTGCGGATCAGCAGCGCGGCGATGCGCTGCGCTTCGCCGATCGTCACGGCGCGGTGGAGCGGATTGTATCGAATCGACCCGTCGAACAGCGGGCAGAACAGATGCGCGCGCGCACCATAGCGGCCCGCCGTGACGTTCCACAGCGAGCGCGGGCCGGTCTTGATATCGAGAACGACGATGCTCTCGCGCGACGGATCGCGCAGCAGCACGTTGGGCGCGATGACGCCCGCGGTCTTGCCGGTCCGGGACGGTCCGAGGACCAGGGTATGCGCGGACGCCTGCTCTTCGTCGAGGTAGAGCGGAAGCGGCACGCGCGGCGACGGCCACAGGCCGAGCAGCAGCGCACCCCCTCGGGCGAGATCGGCGGCCTCGGTCCAGCCCGCCCACGCGGCGCTTGCCGGAAGCGGGACGGCGCGACGACGGGCGCGACAGGCGGCGACGATCGCGGCGATCAAGCAAATCCAGGCGGCCCCGGCCGACGATATCCCCGCGGCCGGGTTACCCGCGCACAGCGACGACAACTTTGCGAGCGCGAGACCGGTGGCCAGAAGACCGGCGGGTTTCCACAGGCGAGTCATCTCCGATCCTCCTCTCCCAACTGATCGACAAGGGGTATCGCGAGCGCGCCGGCCGCCCACACGGGCGGCGGCGGCCATTCTGTCGGCGCGCCCGCTCCGTCAAGCGACGCGACGAGACCGGCCGCGCAGGCTTCCGCGCTGCCCGCCCAGATACGGTGGATACCGGAGTCCACCGCAAGCGCGGCGAGGCGCTCAGCCCTCCGGTCGTCGTCACAGGCCAGCAATAGCCAAGCACCCGCACGGGCCGCCCACGCCGGATCGTCCGTTTGCGCGCATGCGACTTTGAGAAGCAGCGTGTACCGCTCGAACTTGTCGCGCATCGCCGCCGGCGGCATAGTGCCGCGATCGCGCTCGAGGTAGTAGGTCCACCACCCGCGGTCCGGCGCCGCGGCCAGCACGACGGCGTCCGGCACGAGCCGGGTTTGATCGAGGTCGATCACGGAGCGGCACCCGGCGAGCCAGAGGGTCGGCGGCAGACGCCGGGTCCGCGCGTGCTCGCACAGGGCGCAGAAGAGGTCGTTGGTCTCGATGAGGTGATCGAGGTGCAGTGCCGCGATCGCGCCGGCCCGCGGCGTCGACGGATCGTCGCGGCGGACCGGGGCGGCGTCCGCGGCGTTCAATGCACCCGCCGCGGCGCGACCGAGTGGCGCCAACCCCCAGAACGCGCGCCGGTCGGTGAAGGCGTCTCGGCGGAACCATCTGAGAAACCTGCGGCGCCGCAGTTCACCGAGACGCGCCCGGACACTCGACAGGGACAGACCGGGATAACAGGCGCGGTGGACCTGCGGGCACGTCAAATAATGGAGATCGCGAAGCACGTGAAGCAACGCGCGGTCGCACGGCGTGAGGCAGGCGAACGCCGGCGCCGCGCGCTCCCATAAGCGCATGGCGATCAGCTCCTTTCGGCGCGGGTTGAAAACGGTGAGCCGGGAGTGCGGCAGAACGAGCGGACGAAACGCGAACGCGGTGCGAGGCTAAAGGACGCGCGGCGCGCGTCGACGAGGGGGCTGGTCAGGCCCGACGCTTCTGAGGGGGTGAAGCGTCCACCTCAACGGGTGCCTCGTCTACGCGCGCACTCGCGTCCGAAATGCGGGTAGTGCCTGCCGGATGTACGATCGACGTTCGATACTCCCTTACCCTGCGTGTTCCGGTCCTGCGATGAGCCGTGCGGTCAATCGGGCCGGCTGGTCACTTGGGGCGCCGCTCGAGGGTCGCCCGATGCCGCGCTGCCGTTGCCCTTGGCTCGCGGCAGTCGCTAAACCAACGCCTTTATAATAGATGGTGAGATGTATAGATGTCAACACACAACTATTGTTCGCGCCGCGGCGGAAAGCTGGAACGGTCACGTGGTAGCGCGTACGTTCTCGTCGAGAACTCGGAAACGAAAAATCTGGGCCGTTCGGCTGTGGAGGACAGGGCAGCTAAGCGCGCTGCAGCGTTGGAGTGGACCAAGGAAATATCGCCCTCGCCCGGCCCGTGCGCAATTCTCCGACAATTTTGCGCGGTGCAGCTCGGATAATCAAGATCCGCTGGCGGCGGGGCCGCGTCTGAGATCGCCGGCGGCGGCCCGAACTTGTTCCGCCGGTGCGGCCCCGCCACGGGCCAAGCGGACGTTGCGAGGCGGTAGTCGCGGAGCGTGCTTACGAGTCGGCGACGGTCTCGAGCGCGGCGTCCTCCGGATCGCCGATGAGTTCCGGCTGCGCGTCCTGCCCCTCCGGGGCGGCCGCCTGCCCGTCGCCCTCGCTTTCGGTGCGGCGTCCGTCGAGGAACCACACCCGATCGCCGATGACTTCTGTGAGCGTGCGCCGCGACCCGTCGGGCAACTCGTAGTTGCGCGTCTGCAGCCGCCCTTCCACGGCGACGAGCCGGCCCTTGACGCAGTACTGGCCGACCTGCTCCGCGAGTTTGCGCCAGGCGACACAGCGGACGAAGTCGGCCTCACGCTCACCCGCGGCGTTCTTGAAGTCTCGGTTGACGGCGATCGTGAACTGCGCCATCGCGTGCCCGTTGGCCACGTACCGGAGTTCCGGATCCCTGGTCAGACGGCCGATCAGCTCGATGCGATTCAGCATGTGCTTCGCCTCCGGTGACTGCGTACCGGCACTTTAACATCATAGTGTATAGATGTCAATATAGTCATATGTCTGCAGGCGCGGCGGGCGAAACCCTACTTCCCGAACACGGCGATTCCATCCATCCCCGCACGACCCCCACGATAAACACCCGGCGCCGTCGGTCCACACTCGTGATCCAGGCGCCGGCTCGATATCCGCCGAAGCAGGCGCCATGGCGCGCGCAAACTGGCTGACGTTCGATTGCTACGGCACGCTCATCGACTGGGAGGACGGGGTGGCGAAGGCGCTCGGGCCGTTTCTCGACGCATCGCCCGACCGGCACGCTTTCGCGCGGCGCTACATTGAGATCGAAGCCGAAGTAGAGCACGAGACCTACCGCCCGTACCGGGAGGTGCTGACCGAGGCCAGCGGCCGCCTGATGCGCGAACTCGGTCGCCCGCTGCCGGCGGGCCGGGAGCGGGTGCTTCCCGAGTCACTGCCTCGGTGGCGACCCTTTCGGGAGGTGCCGGAGGTGCTGCGGCGGCTGCACCGCCGCGGCTACCGCCTTGGGATCCTCTCCAACGTGGACCGCGATCTCATAGAAACGTCCGTTCGGTTGCTCGGCGTCACGCCGGAGGTCATCGTCACGGCCGAGGACTGCCGCAGCTACAAGCCGGCACTGGGACACTGGAGGGAGTTTCGGGCGCAGACCGGGTCGGGGCCGGAACGCACTATCCACATCGCGGCCAGCCTGTTTCACGACATGGTCCCGGCCGCGGCGCTGGGCTACCGGACCGTCTTCATCAACCGCCACGACGACTCCGTCACCGGCGCGTCGCCGGCCCGCGTGCTGCCCGACCTCCGCGCGCTGCCCGAGACGGTCGACCAACTGGAGTTGCCTTGACACCCCTCTCAGGGCTCGGATATGCTGATGGCGCATCGAACGACGCGTGCCGAAGTGGCGGAATTGGCAGACGCGCTACGTTCAGGGCGTAGTGGGCGAAAGCCCGTGGGAGTTCGAGTCTCCCCTTCGGCACCAGACGACCGCGCGGGCATCGGCGCCCATGCCTGACGCTTCCGGCCCCGGCGGCCTCGATGCGATCGTCCTCCATCACCTGCGCGGGTTTCCCGAGGAACTGCAGCGGTTCGCCAACGTCATCAAACAGTCGCACGGGCGAAGCGCGGTCGAGTTCTTCCTGTCGCGGCCCGCGCCGGCGGACTCATTTCTCGCCGCCCTGTGCCGCGCGGCGCGAGACGGCGAGGACGTCGTCACCGTGATCGAGGCGGCCCAAGTGCTGGGACGTCCGCCCGCTACGCTGCTGACCCACGAATCTGACGGGTCGCTGCCGCAACCCTACTGGGGCACGGGCCGGCATCGTCTGTGGCGCCGCGCGGACATCGTGCGCGGCGCCGCCGGAGGCCCTTCGGCGCCGGGAACGGACTGAGGCGAATGGCGCGTCTTGTGCTGAGCGTTCGGTGCGCGGCCTGCGGGCGGGAGTTCGACACAGGCATCCGGATGGACGCACGCGACTTCGCGCGGGCAACGTTCGCGGCAAACTACCATGCGTGTCCATCGTGCGGCCACCGCGGGACCTACCGGAAGGGCGACTACAAGACTACTGCGCCGGCGCCACGGCACGCCGGCCTCCGGCCGGACCCGATTCGCCGACACCACGGGACGGGCTAAGTCAACCCTTGGCCCGCTCCGCCGCGTGTTCGGGGTTGCCCGCCGCGCAAACGCGGTCCTATAATGAACGCGTCCGCTTCGCATTCCGCCACGGTGCCGTTCCACCGTAGGCTTCCGCCAGTACCCCGCCAACCGGCTCGCGCCGGCGCGGGTTCGCCAGACATCCCGAGAGGAGGGACAGTGAATGGCCAAGTATGAGGCCAGGAAGTTTCGGTCGTTCGAGGTAGAGCTGACCGGCATCAGCAAGAAGACGATGGAAGAACACTACAAGCTCTACCAGGGTTATGTCGGCAAGGCCAACGAGATCCTGGACCGCCTGGCAAGCGGCCAGGTCGACCTTTCGAAGGCGAATCCCACCTACTCCGAGCTCCGCGAACTTAAAGTCGAATTGACGCGCGCCATCGGCGGCGTCAAGAATCACGAACTGTACTTCGACCATCTCGGCGGCAAGGGCGGCAAGCCGTCGGGCAAGCTGTTGCAGATGATCGAAAAGGCGTTCGGGTCGTTCGAGAACTGGCAGGCCGATCTCAAGGCCACGGGCCTCGCGGCGCGCGGCTGGGCGTGGCTCGCCTACGACTGGGATTCCGGCATGTGTCTCAACTACATCGGCGACGAGCAGAACACGTACCCGATCTGGAACGGCACGCCGCTCGTTGCGCTCGACTGCTTCGAACACGCGTACTTCATCGACTACGGCACCGGCAAAGCCTCGTACGTCGACGCGTTCTTCAAGAACCTCGACTGGGACGTCATCACGAAGCGCGCCGACCACTTCGGCATCCTCAACCGATAACGTACCGGAGTCGCGCTGCGGAGCCCGGTCGAATCACGGCCGGGCTTCGCGCATTTGTGCGGCGATCCCCGGGAGGAGGTGCGGGCGGTCCACCGAAGATGGACCGCGTCATGAGCGATCGTCGCCGTCGCGATGACACCCGCGAGATTCCTCTAACGCGCGTCTGCCCGGAGTGCCAGGAAGAGATGGAGCTGATCACCGCCGACGACGTCGGCGAAGTGCTCGTGTACGAATGCCCCGAGTGCGGCTCCCAAGAAGAAATCCGCATCGAGAGCGAAGACGACGACGCCGCCTCGCTTCTCGGACCGGATCTGTGGGTGGACGAAGACGGCGAACCGGACGCCGAAGGGGATCAGGACGAGCTCGACGACTCCGAATAGCGCACCGTTCCGCCGACGGCGGTGAGGCGCACCCGGACCTCCGGGATGCGTTCCGGCGGAATCGCGAAGAGATCCTCCGAGAGTCCGACGAAGTCCGCGACGCAGCCCGGCGCCAGCCGTCCCTTCACAGTCTCCTCGCCTGCGGCGTACGCGGCGCCCGCGGTGTACGCGTCCACCGCCTCGCGAACCGTGAGCGCCTCTTCCGGACGCCACGCGGGCCGCTCCGGCTCGGACCGGCGCCTGCGCGCCACCGCCGCGTAGATGCCGGTCAGCACATCCAGCGTCTCGACCGGTGCGTCCGACCCGAACGCAAGATGCGTGCCGGCGCGCAGCAGCGACCGGAACGCGTAGGCGTACCGGCCCCGCCCGCCCCAATAGCGGTCGACGATGTCGCGGTCCTGCGTACAGTGAATCGGCTGCATCGACGCCGTGACGCCGAGGCGAGCGAACCGCGGCAGATCGTCGGGGTGCAGCACCTGCACGTGCTCGATGCGGTGGCGCAGCCCGTGGCGGCGCGAGTCGTCCTGCGCCGCCTCGATCGCGTCGAGCACCCACCGGTTCGCGCGGTCGCCGATGGCATGCACCGTCACCGCGATCCCGTGGGCGGACGCGCGCGCCGCGAGGTCCCGCAGCTGCTCGCGCGTCCGCACGACGACGCCGCGATTGTCGGGCTGGCCGTCGTACGGCTCGAGCATGCTCGCGGTCTGCGGGCCGAGGGCGCCGTCCGAGAAGATCTTCACGCCCCCGATCCGCAGCCACGCGTCGCCGAGGCCGGTCCGCAGTCCGACCGCCACTGCGGCGTCGAGGGACTCCTCGGGAATCGCCATGCACACCCGTACCCTGAGCTCGCCGCGCGCGCGCAGGCGCTGAAACGCGCCGAGGACGTCGCCGCCCTCGACGACGTGGACGGCTCCGATGCCCGCCCGGTGCGCCGCGCCGGTCGCGTCCCGGATCGCCTGCTCGAGCTGTTCGGGCGACGCCGTCTCCGCGAGCGCCGTCACCGCGTGGAGCGCGCGCTCGGTGAGCAGCCCGGTGGGCTCGCCGGTCCCGACGTCGCGCACGATAACTCCACCCTCGGGATCCGGCGTCGCGGCGCCGATGCCGGCGCGCGCCAGCGCCACGGAGTTAACCCACGCGGCGTGACCGTCCTTGCTGCGGAACACCGCCGGCCGGCCACCGGTAACGGGATCGAGATCCATGCGTCCGGGGAACCGTCCCTCGGGCCAGAGGTTCTTGTCCCAGCCGCGACCGCGCAGCCAGGCATCCGCCGGCGCAGTGCGGGCGGCCGCCGCCACCGTCGCGACGGCGTCCTGCAGGGACCGGGTTCCGCCGAGGTCCACGCTGCGCATCGCGAGCCCGACCGCGGCGAGATGGATGTGACTGTCCGTGAACGCCGGGAAGATCGCGGCCCCGCCGAGATCGAAGCGGCGGGCCCGCGGAAACTCGTCGCGAAGCTCCGCGCGGTCGCCGGTCGCCGCGATCCATTCGCCTCGGACGACGAGCGCCGTCGCACGCGGCCTGTCCGGATCGCCGGTGTGGATGATTCCGTTCTCGAAGAGCGTCTCACCGTAGTCCATCGGTCTCTCCTCGCATGCTCCGCAGCGTGCGCGCCATCTCCACCGCGGCGAACACCGCGTCTTCTCCTTTGTTGCCGCGCGCGCCGCCGCTGCGCGCCTCGGCCTGCGCCACCGTCTGCACGGTCAACACGCCCAGCGTCACGGGAATGCGCTCGTCGAGTGCCACGCGGGCAAGCCCCGTCGCGGCGCCGAGCGCGATCATCCGGTCGTGGGTCGTCTCGCCGCGGATGACGCACCCGAGGCACACGATCGCGTCGTAGCGGGCGGAGCGGGCTAGCGCTTGGGCGGCGATGGGCAGCTCCCACGTCCCGGGGACCCACACCACGTCTCCGGCCGGCGGCCGCTCGATCCCGCAGCGCGCGATCGCCTGCTGCGCCCCCGCGAGCAGACGCGAGGTGATGTGCTCGTTGAACCGGGAGACGACGATCCCCAACCGCAGGCCCCGACCGTCCGGCGCGGCGCCCGTCCGATCCGCGCGGCCGCCCGCGGTCATTCGACGGACAGAAGGTGCCCGAGCTTGTGGCGCTTCGTCGAGAGATAGCGGTAGTTCTCGGGGTTGGGCGGCACCTCGATCGGCACCCGCTCGACGACCTCGATGCCGTAGCCCTCGAGGCCCACGCGCTTCGCGGGGTTGTTCGTCAGGAGCCGGATCCGCCGCAGCCCCAGATCGGTGAGAATCTGCGCGCCGACGCCGTAGTTGCGCGGGTCCGGCGCAAACCCGAGCAGCTCGTTCGCCTCGACGGTGTCGCGCCCCCGGTCCTGCAGCGCGTAGGCGCGGATCTTGTTGGTCAGGCCGATGCCCCGGCCTTCCTGGCGGATGTAGACCAGCGCGCCCCGCTCGACCCGCGCAATCGCCCGAAGCGCCGCGCGCAGCTGCTCCCCGCAGTCGCAGCGCAGCGACCCGAAGACCTCGCCGGTGAGGCACTCCGAGTGCATGCGCACCAACACCGGATCGTCGCCGGAGAGGTCGCCGTAGGTCAGCGCGAGGTGGCTCGCGCCGTCGAGCGTGTTCTCGTAGACGACCGCGGTGAACTCGCCGAACGTCGTGGGCAGGCGCGTCTCGCCCTCCCGGCGTACGAAGCGGTCGCGCGCGATGCGGTAGCGGATCAGATCCTGAACCGAGATGATCGGCAGGCCGTGCCGGCCCGCGAACTCGCGGAGCTGCGGCAGCCGCGCCATCGTCCCGTCGCCGTTCATGATCTCGCACAACACGCCGGCGGGCCGAAGCCCCGCGAGCGTCACGAGGTCGATCGCGGCCTCCGTGTGCCCGGCGCGGCGCAGCACGCCGCCCGGCGTCGCGCGCAGCGGGAAGACGTGGCCCGGCCGCGAGAGGTCCGCGGGCCGGGTTGCGGGATCGGCGAGGGCGCGGATGGTCGCCGCGCGGTCCGGCGCGGAAATGCCCGTCGAAATCTTATTCTTCGCGCCCACGGAGATCGTAAACGCCGTCCGTTGGCGCGACGTGTTGTTGGACACCATCAGCGGCAGCTCAAGCGCGTCCACGCGGTCCGCCGACAGCGGGACCGTGACGAGGCCTCGAGCGTGGGTCAGCATGAAGTTGACTTTTTCCGCGGTGGCGTGCTCCGCGGCCAGGACGAGATCGCCTTCGTTCTCGCGGTCTTCGTCGTCCACGACGATCGCGAACCCGCCGCCGCGAATCGCCGCGATGGCAGCCTCGACCATTACTTCCCCACCGCCTTTCGCTGCCGGCGCCTCCCGTCGGCGAGTCCCTTTGGGGCGCGCCGCCGGCGCTTAATGACCGCCGCCCGCGGCTCGGCGCCGCGACGGAGCCCCGCCGTCAACTGCTCGACGTACTTTGCCAAAATGTCCATTTCAAGGTTGACTTCGTGTCCGGGCTCGAGCTCGCCGAGCGTCGTGATCTCGCAGGTGTGCGGGATCAGCGCTACCCCGAACCGCCCCGCGGCCGGACGCCCCCCCATCCTGACGCCGGCGACTGTGAGGCTCACACCGTCGACCGCGACCGAGCCTTTGTCGACGACATAACGAGCCAGCGCGGACGGCACCGTGATCTCGAGCCGCCGCCCTTCCGCCTCCCGGTGGAGCGCGGCGACGCGCCCGACGCCGTCCACGTGCCCCTGCACGATGTGGCCCCCGAGCCGGCCCGCCGCCGGCACCGGCCGTTCGAGATTAACCGTCGTGCCGGAAGCCAGCCGGCGGAGCGTCGTGCGCGCGAGGGTTTCCTCGGACAGGTCGGCCGTGAACGTGCCGCCGTCGCGGGCTACGACCGTAAGACACACGCCGTTCACGGCGACGCTGTCTCCGATGCGAAGGGCGTCACCGTCGAGCATGCCGCCCGCGTCGATGACGAGACGTGCGCCCCGCCCGTCGCGGCGCATCTCGCGCACCCGGCCCATTCCCTCAACGATCCCGGTGAACACCGCGGCCGCCTCTATCCCCGCCGCGTATAGGCTTCGATCAAGACGTCGTCGTCGAACCGCTGCACCTCGACCGGTCCGAGCCGCCACGCGTCCGCCATCGCCGCCACGCCCGAGCCCGCGCCGGCGGAGGGGCCGCCGCCCACGAGCACCGGCGCGACATACACCAGCACCTTGTCCACGAACCCCGCCTCACGGAACGCCCCGTGCACCGCGGCGCCGCCCTCGACGAGCAGGCTCAGCACGCCGCGCGCGCTCAACTCCCGTAGCAGGGCCGGCAGATGGACGCGCTCGTCGGGCCCGTCGCAGACCAGCACCTCGGCGCCGCGCGCCTCAACCGCACGGCGGGCTTCGGGCGACGCCGCGCGGGTCGTCGCGACGATGACCGAGATGCCGTCGCGGGCCAAAACCCGCGCGACGGGCGGCGTCCGCAGACGGCTGTCGAGCACCACGCGACGCGGTCCCCCCGCGGGCCTCGCAGCCTCGCCGGTGCGCGCGGTCAACGCGGGATCGTCCCGCAGCACGGTCCCCACGCCGACCAGCACCGCATCGGAGACGGCGCGAACGCGATGGGCGTGCGCGCGCGACGCCGCGCTCGAAATCCAGCGCGAATCGCCGGTGCGCGTGGCGATGCGC includes:
- a CDS encoding type IV secretory system conjugative DNA transfer family protein → MTRLWKPAGLLATGLALAKLSSLCAGNPAAGISSAGAAWICLIAAIVAACRARRRAVPLPASAAWAGWTEAADLARGGALLLGLWPSPRVPLPLYLDEEQASAHTLVLGPSRTGKTAGVIAPNVLLRDPSRESIVVLDIKTGPRSLWNVTAGRYGARAHLFCPLFDGSIRYNPLHRAVTIGEAQRIAALLIRNTTPRDLSGDAQVYASAAADLAALLFLHVQSARATGGHTVGSVYRLLLGGTGAVRAALAGSPVSEVRQLAGAFAARERRVREAAVTGLLQRLSPWADPIVDDATAGHWDLGRLGREPAALYIVLPETDASRLQPLVAWLVADLLDTLIEQADRGERRRPVRLFLDEFRRFGYLAGLSDRLPTLRERGVSVVLGAQVLSQIEEVYGVRDARTLVANTETKLIFRAGDLETARSVSAWLGDTTVPAVSRTVGPGGTRATVHPYVRPLAMPDDIARMPDGIVLALTGRRRPFVLRQARYFDPTVRALLPPAADPPFALRSRASREAVTAAGAAPAVRLPDPAPRRSAPRPHGGVRVSPRAT
- a CDS encoding replication-relaxation family protein, with translation MRLWERAAPAFACLTPCDRALLHVLRDLHYLTCPQVHRACYPGLSLSSVRARLGELRRRRFLRWFRRDAFTDRRAFWGLAPLGRAAAGALNAADAAPVRRDDPSTPRAGAIAALHLDHLIETNDLFCALCEHARTRRLPPTLWLAGCRSVIDLDQTRLVPDAVVLAAAPDRGWWTYYLERDRGTMPPAAMRDKFERYTLLLKVACAQTDDPAWAARAGAWLLLACDDDRRAERLAALAVDSGIHRIWAGSAEACAAGLVASLDGAGAPTEWPPPPVWAAGALAIPLVDQLGEEDRR
- a CDS encoding FAD-binding oxidoreductase, with product MNSTADVVVIGGGIVGLSAAYFLADAGVRNVVVLEQGTVGSGATGRAAGVMLVQSGTEADLRFQLEAIAVHRRFRDEMGTDLRATGSLLLWRSAGHAQAARDRIGFHAACGIAVDALGPDELRREFPYLAAEGVAVATRSTDDQWATPLATVQRLADSARRRGVVITEGCRVVDIETDGNRVQRVVTQEGGVAAGRVINAAGAWARDLGELNGVRLPVSPRKRQVFVVQPPAEVPPDSPFIMEEEDDFYCKTRAEGLIMVCGQPPGETLDAVVEWGYLDDALSRTERRIPAVRSMPIVGAWAGIRPVSPDGRPSLGAVPQLEGYYVAGGFGGQGFTQGPLGGRLVAELIVTGQPSLDLTPFRPDRGARPSHPR
- the ribH gene encoding 6,7-dimethyl-8-ribityllumazine synthase, whose translation is MTAGGRADRTGAAPDGRGLRLGIVVSRFNEHITSRLLAGAQQAIARCGIERPPAGDVVWVPGTWELPIAAQALARSARYDAIVCLGCVIRGETTHDRMIALGAATGLARVALDERIPVTLGVLTVQTVAQAEARSGGARGNKGEDAVFAAVEMARTLRSMRGETDGLR
- a CDS encoding zf-TFIIB domain-containing protein — its product is MSDRRRRDDTREIPLTRVCPECQEEMELITADDVGEVLVYECPECGSQEEIRIESEDDDAASLLGPDLWVDEDGEPDAEGDQDELDDSE
- a CDS encoding bifunctional 3,4-dihydroxy-2-butanone-4-phosphate synthase/GTP cyclohydrolase II gives rise to the protein MVEAAIAAIRGGGFAIVVDDEDRENEGDLVLAAEHATAEKVNFMLTHARGLVTVPLSADRVDALELPLMVSNNTSRQRTAFTISVGAKNKISTGISAPDRAATIRALADPATRPADLSRPGHVFPLRATPGGVLRRAGHTEAAIDLVTLAGLRPAGVLCEIMNGDGTMARLPQLREFAGRHGLPIISVQDLIRYRIARDRFVRREGETRLPTTFGEFTAVVYENTLDGASHLALTYGDLSGDDPVLVRMHSECLTGEVFGSLRCDCGEQLRAALRAIARVERGALVYIRQEGRGIGLTNKIRAYALQDRGRDTVEANELLGFAPDPRNYGVGAQILTDLGLRRIRLLTNNPAKRVGLEGYGIEVVERVPIEVPPNPENYRYLSTKRHKLGHLLSVE
- a CDS encoding Fe-Mn family superoxide dismutase, with translation MAKYEARKFRSFEVELTGISKKTMEEHYKLYQGYVGKANEILDRLASGQVDLSKANPTYSELRELKVELTRAIGGVKNHELYFDHLGGKGGKPSGKLLQMIEKAFGSFENWQADLKATGLAARGWAWLAYDWDSGMCLNYIGDEQNTYPIWNGTPLVALDCFEHAYFIDYGTGKASYVDAFFKNLDWDVITKRADHFGILNR
- a CDS encoding amidohydrolase encodes the protein MDYGETLFENGIIHTGDPDRPRATALVVRGEWIAATGDRAELRDEFPRARRFDLGGAAIFPAFTDSHIHLAAVGLAMRSVDLGGTRSLQDAVATVAAAARTAPADAWLRGRGWDKNLWPEGRFPGRMDLDPVTGGRPAVFRSKDGHAAWVNSVALARAGIGAATPDPEGGVIVRDVGTGEPTGLLTERALHAVTALAETASPEQLEQAIRDATGAAHRAGIGAVHVVEGGDVLGAFQRLRARGELRVRVCMAIPEESLDAAVAVGLRTGLGDAWLRIGGVKIFSDGALGPQTASMLEPYDGQPDNRGVVVRTREQLRDLAARASAHGIAVTVHAIGDRANRWVLDAIEAAQDDSRRHGLRHRIEHVQVLHPDDLPRFARLGVTASMQPIHCTQDRDIVDRYWGGRGRYAYAFRSLLRAGTHLAFGSDAPVETLDVLTGIYAAVARRRRSEPERPAWRPEEALTVREAVDAYTAGAAYAAGEETVKGRLAPGCVADFVGLSEDLFAIPPERIPEVRVRLTAVGGTVRYSESSSSS
- the ssb gene encoding single-stranded DNA-binding protein, which gives rise to MLNRIELIGRLTRDPELRYVANGHAMAQFTIAVNRDFKNAAGEREADFVRCVAWRKLAEQVGQYCVKGRLVAVEGRLQTRNYELPDGSRRTLTEVIGDRVWFLDGRRTESEGDGQAAAPEGQDAQPELIGDPEDAALETVADS
- a CDS encoding HAD family hydrolase, which produces MARANWLTFDCYGTLIDWEDGVAKALGPFLDASPDRHAFARRYIEIEAEVEHETYRPYREVLTEASGRLMRELGRPLPAGRERVLPESLPRWRPFREVPEVLRRLHRRGYRLGILSNVDRDLIETSVRLLGVTPEVIVTAEDCRSYKPALGHWREFRAQTGSGPERTIHIAASLFHDMVPAAALGYRTVFINRHDDSVTGASPARVLPDLRALPETVDQLELP